The sequence GTGTTTGGAAGTGAATCACTGTCACACACAAACATGTCTTACGACACATAACTTACTTCTGTATTGTTCTGGAGTGCTCCAGAAACTCTCATCAAGGAATGCCATGATTTGAATAAATCAGCACTCTATCCCATCATCAAGATACTGCAGGATCCGTCCAGGCCCTGGGATACTAGTCCTCTGCGGTTACAACCTCTTTATTGTTAGGTTACTATACTCTAAAACTGAAGAGTGCTATCTCAGAGCTTCACAGCATGATGCTTACAGCAACAAGTGAATTAATAGTCACACTCCCAGTTTTTTTTCCAAGGTTTAAAACTGGGGAAGGCCAGGGGTACTATGGAAAACAGCTGTTCCCTCAAACCAAGGTGCATTCCAAAACCCATACAACATTTGTGAGAGACAGTCATGGAAGCCGAAAGgagtacagaaaaaaaacctgcctTTCAAAAAATAGATACACTTTTAAccgtgggggaggggggaattacATGGATCTGCTTACTCTGATCCGTATCGTGCCACACGGATGGATAAAATGTCACATACCACGAACCATTCTAGCTATTTAAAAAGATTCAATTCCCATCCCccagaaaaccccaaaccagagTTACTTCAAACTTCATTAAGAATTCAAGTAGGAAGAAATACATCTCACTGGTGCTTTGTCAAGAGCAAAACAATGCACCAACAGCACATAGCTGGAAGTATCAATAATACATATTACTATGTGAAaggtaagaaattaaaaaaaaaacccaaaacactgtATTATATGCACTTCTGCAGCTTTACCAGCCTATTATTGAACAGATGTACATAATTACAGCTTTTCTTCACCTATGAAACTGGAATGTCAAAAGTAAACagcatttaattaattttataacTCAAGTAAGAACAGTTAGAGCAAACACTGACAGACCATcccagaggagagaggagaaaggaagacaaCAGCTTGCCCAAAGTACTTAGATAGCTTGGGAGAGGCTATAAATAAGAACTGCAGATGTCCTATAAACTACAAAAAAAATCTAGTCTAGAACATACGAGGACTTCAGGTTTGACAAGAAAAGCCATGATTCTAGTGATTTCTGGTGAAAAAAGCCTTTTATTTGGACTCAAAAGCTTTGTTTCAAATCCTCACGAGACAGGAACAAgtcagggaaaaaacaaaaaacaaacacttcaTTAAGTACTGTCCCTTACACTAGTGAGCAATGTACAGAAAAGAGGAGAAGTTGTTTGAATAGTTCACTTTCAGGATAACCTTCCCCTCAAAAAGCAAGTAACGGGCAAAAACACTAAAGGTTACACAGGTAACATTGCATCATGTCAGTCTTCAGACTTATCTCAGTGTCCCTGTACTATGTCATGACAGAAGGCACAAAAATCCATGAAAAGATCAATTTGGACGTTTCCTGCACAATTCTCTCTcctctaatttaaaagaaaaaaaaacaccacacaaatCTGTAAGTGTCTCAATGCTCTAGTCTCTTCTGAACATCTTCAGTTCTTCAGTTATCTGCATTTAATTTTCCCCTCTTAATACCATTTGTGGGACTCTGTTACAGGATGAGGAAATAATGGGACTGAACTTAAGACCAATACTTGAGTTATATGCTGTGGGAGAGGAAGAATATTTGTACTTGCCATCATCTATGCATCTCGCAGGAGATATTAATCCCTAACAGAACAGGACCTAGAGACTGGAGACTGCATAAGGGGTATAGGCAGTGCTGCTGAAGAACTAATCCAAGCTGAAATTAATAAGGGCTAGCAACAGTTAGGGACACTGTGCAACATGCAAAGCATGTCACAGTTTTATACCCTTGGTTGTTCCTCTGTAGACATGTAATGGCACGTCAAGTCAGGACAACAAAAATTTTAGCATGCATCAGCATTTATAGATATGATGCTCCTGTAACGAAAGTATATCTATCGCATCCATAAAGCCCATGCTGATCTTCAGTGTATGGCTACCCATGGTAGCCACAGGCTCAGCCACGCAGATATGGAGTGTTACTACACTACAGCTGTACAAGTGAAGTACAAAAGTGAAGCCATACTTCACTTTTGTTTAAGAAGGTATTATCTCTACTGAAAGATGTAAACAGAACACAGCCTGCAGAAATACGAACCTATCGCTTATTAGTTTCCAGCTTTCAAAGAAAACAGTACTTATCTATGACCTTGTCTTCAAGAtttgaagacagaaataaattgACAGATTACCTGgtaattattttggttttgtgaCAGCCTCAGTTGACTTGAAGATgtaaaatgaggagaaaaagtaCTTCTTGATGGATTAGCACTGTTATATAACGTACTGGATGCTGTATGTAATGAGGTCCGTGCAGGCAAGTGGTAGTCTCTGTTATGATACAATATATTGTCAGGCACATCCCTGGCATTCACCATCTGCGAACTACAGCTCACATTTCTTCCCGGTCCAGACAAGGGTGCACTTTGGTTCTCTACTCGAACGGAACTGTTACTTTCACAATATCTTGAATAGCTTTGTATTTGTGCTCCCATGGATGCTAGTTCTTCTTCTCTAGCATATTCATCATCAGCATCTCCAGTTTCCATTGCAATGGATAGACAGCTGCCTTCCACTGAACAATGCTTCTGTGTTGTACTTCCTCCCACAGTTCTCTGGGGTTGATCTGTCACTGCCAGAGAAAACACCTCACGAATTTCCAGGTTTTGGGTGCTACAAGAAGGGTCCCTAGTATTAGCCCTTTGTCCAAAGGGCACATGTGATGCAAGAGCTGCATGTTCTGGTTTTTGTAACCTTTGACATCCCACGGGTTCAGCTTTACATGGTCTGTGGCATATCACTGGCTTTTGAGGTAACACCAACTCTGCAGTCTGGACTGATGAACCACCATAACTTTTCTTAGTGTGACTATATATGGAGTTCGCAGAATTCAGTACACTTGTTTGCCTAGATAAAATAATAGTCTTTTCCCCTACTAATAGGGAAGCATTTTTACAATGTGGTACTTGCCGTCCTATAGGgatgtgctgctgctgaaattcCGTATCACTTTTTCCTGATAGTCTCGGAATAGAGTTTTTATGTATTTCTGCCATCGAAGCATTTGTCTGTTTGGTGGATCCTTGCCTACTAGATGAACTAGCAGGACTGTATATACCAGTAACTATGACATCATTATTGGAAGAGGTCCAAGAAGACTGCTGACTTTGGGATCGAGCAATATTTACCACATTTCTAACTGCTGCTTCTGGAGGTACTGAGGGTGTAGTAGGGACAGTCCCTGGGGGAGTGCCTCCAGACTCTACAGCATTCTTGCTGCTCATCTTCCTTCTTTTATTGCCAACCCACGTCTgcaaacaacaaacaacaacgaaaacaaacacaaaacaaagcattaaatATGCAGAAAAATTATACATTTAATTCTTAGGCAGATCTGATGAAACCGTAAATGTTCAAGTTGACACATAAGTTTATGA is a genomic window of Dromaius novaehollandiae isolate bDroNov1 chromosome 11, bDroNov1.hap1, whole genome shotgun sequence containing:
- the HDX gene encoding highly divergent homeobox isoform X4, whose translation is MNLRSVFTVEQQRILQRYYENGMTNQSKNCFQLILQCAQETKLDFSVVRTWVGNKRRKMSSKNAVESGGTPPGTVPTTPSVPPEAAVRNVVNIARSQSQQSSWTSSNNDVIVTGIYSPASSSSRQGSTKQTNASMAEIHKNSIPRLSGKSDTEFQQQHIPIGRQVPHCKNASLLVGEKTIILSRQTSVLNSANSIYSHTKKSYGGSSVQTAELVLPQKPVICHRPCKAEPVGCQRLQKPEHAALASHVPFGQRANTRDPSCSTQNLEIREVFSLAVTDQPQRTVGGSTTQKHCSVEGSCLSIAMETGDADDEYAREEELASMGAQIQSYSRYCESNSSVRVENQSAPLSGPGRNVSCSSQMVNARDVPDNILYHNRDYHLPARTSLHTASSTLYNSANPSRSTFSPHFTSSSQLRLSQNQNNYQISGNLTVPWITGCSRKRALQDRTQFSDRDLATLKKYWDNGMTSLGSVCREKIEAVAAELNVDCEIVRTWIGNRRRKYRLMGIEVPPPRGGPADFSDQSEFVSKSALNPGEETATEVGDDNDRNDEVSICLSEGSSQEETSDTLQNEEICHKEDDQNPVSTDNVPVFSQIRRKERRKRREDLSENRNYR
- the HDX gene encoding highly divergent homeobox isoform X1, translated to MNLRSVFTVEQQRILQRYYENGMTNQSKNCFQLILQCAQETKLDFSVVRTWVGNKRRKMSSKNAVESGGTPPGTVPTTPSVPPEAAVRNVVNIARSQSQQSSWTSSNNDVIVTGIYSPASSSSRQGSTKQTNASMAEIHKNSIPRLSGKSDTEFQQQHIPIGRQVPHCKNASLLVGEKTIILSRQTSVLNSANSIYSHTKKSYGGSSVQTAELVLPQKPVICHRPCKAEPVGCQRLQKPEHAALASHVPFGQRANTRDPSCSTQNLEIREVFSLAVTDQPQRTVGGSTTQKHCSVEGSCLSIAMETGDADDEYAREEELASMGAQIQSYSRYCESNSSVRVENQSAPLSGPGRNVSCSSQMVNARDVPDNILYHNRDYHLPARTSLHTASSTLYNSANPSRSTFSPHFTSSSQLRLSQNQNNYQISGNLTVPWITGCSRKRALQDRTQFSDRDLATLKKYWDNGMTSLGSVCREKIEAVAAELNVDCEIVRTWIGNRRRKYRLMGIEVPPPRGGPADFSDQSEFVSKSALNPGEETATEVGDDNDRNDEVSICLSEGSSQEETSDTLQNEEICHKEDDQNPVSTDNVKIEIIDDEESDMISNSEVDQMSSLLDYKNEEVRFIENELENHKQKYFELQTFTRSLILAIKSDDKEQQQALLSDLPPELEEMDFNHASPEPDDTSFSLSSLSEKNASDSL
- the HDX gene encoding highly divergent homeobox isoform X2; translation: MNLRSVFTVEQQRILQRYYENGMTNQSKNCFQLILQCAQETKLDFSVVRTWVGNKRRKMSSKNAVESGGTPPGTVPTTPSVPPEAAVRNVVNIARSQSQQSSWTSSNNDVIVTGIYSPASSSSRQGSTKQTNASMAEIHKNSIPRLSGKSDTEFQQQHIPIGRQVPHCKNASLLVGEKTIILSRQTSVLNSANSIYSHTKKSYGGSSVQTAELVLPQKPVICHRPCKAEPVGCQRLQKPEHAALASHVPFGQRANTRDPSCSTQNLEIREVFSLAVTDQPQRTVGGSTTQKHCSVEGSCLSIAMETGDADDEYAREEELASMGAQIQSYSRYCESNSSVRVENQSAPLSGPGRNVSCSSQMVNARDVPDNILYHNRDYHLPARTSLHTASSTLYNSANPSRSTFSPHFTSSSQLRLSQNQNNYQISGNLTVPWITGCSRKRATWIGNRRRKYRLMGIEVPPPRGGPADFSDQSEFVSKSALNPGEETATEVGDDNDRNDEVSICLSEGSSQEETSDTLQNEEICHKEDDQNPVSTDNVKIEIIDDEESDMISNSEVDQMSSLLDYKNEEVRFIENELENHKQKYFELQTFTRSLILAIKSDDKEQQQALLSDLPPELEEMDFNHASPEPDDTSFSLSSLSEKNASDSL
- the HDX gene encoding highly divergent homeobox isoform X3, which produces MSSKNAVESGGTPPGTVPTTPSVPPEAAVRNVVNIARSQSQQSSWTSSNNDVIVTGIYSPASSSSRQGSTKQTNASMAEIHKNSIPRLSGKSDTEFQQQHIPIGRQVPHCKNASLLVGEKTIILSRQTSVLNSANSIYSHTKKSYGGSSVQTAELVLPQKPVICHRPCKAEPVGCQRLQKPEHAALASHVPFGQRANTRDPSCSTQNLEIREVFSLAVTDQPQRTVGGSTTQKHCSVEGSCLSIAMETGDADDEYAREEELASMGAQIQSYSRYCESNSSVRVENQSAPLSGPGRNVSCSSQMVNARDVPDNILYHNRDYHLPARTSLHTASSTLYNSANPSRSTFSPHFTSSSQLRLSQNQNNYQISGNLTVPWITGCSRKRALQDRTQFSDRDLATLKKYWDNGMTSLGSVCREKIEAVAAELNVDCEIVRTWIGNRRRKYRLMGIEVPPPRGGPADFSDQSEFVSKSALNPGEETATEVGDDNDRNDEVSICLSEGSSQEETSDTLQNEEICHKEDDQNPVSTDNVKIEIIDDEESDMISNSEVDQMSSLLDYKNEEVRFIENELENHKQKYFELQTFTRSLILAIKSDDKEQQQALLSDLPPELEEMDFNHASPEPDDTSFSLSSLSEKNASDSL